A window of Pullulanibacillus sp. KACC 23026 genomic DNA:
GCTGGCTTTTGATGGGGACAGATCTCTTTTAAAAAGAGGTCTGTCCCCCCTTTGGAAAATATGTTCGTTTGATTCCTAGCGTTAAACTCAAAGTATGACTTTGACTGGCGCTTTTGGTTTTTGTTTAGTTTTCAATGTACGAAACAATCTACTAATCTTTCACTATCAATCGCCGTCTCTCAAAGGCGACTTAATTATCTTATCACGCCAACAAGATGAAGTCAACAAGTTTTTTTCTTTGTTAAAACCACCCGTCAGAAGCGACGTTTATTAATATACCACCATACAGTGAAAAGGTCAACTATTATTCTATAAACAAATAATGAAAATACATATCTTCTCTTAAAGAGGCGGTTTAATAGGATATTAGATTATTACTATAATTCTTTAAGAATCATAAACCATTTTTTCATTCTGATAGCGCAAAGTCCAAAATGACCACTCAAGTATCGCTTCATGCTGCCTTGCTTAAAATCCCCAGAAATACGGGGGGCATCCCTACCCTTTTTTAAGATGAGGAGGTAAGCAGTAGTCTCACCTATTCCGTATGGGCGTGAGTATTTAATCCAAATCAGCTTTATCTCATTGGCTTGATAAGAGTGACGATTCATGAGATCTCAGGCAAAACCCATTTTTCGCCTCTTAATATAGTTTCCACCATCCCTCTTTTTTTATCTTTTGGAAAAAATGGGTCTCCTATTTTTCTCTTGTGATCAACATTAGGGTTTAAAAAAATTAAACCGTCAGACGCACTAAGTGTCTGACGGTTTTTAGCCACCAATCAAAACCTATATGATTCAAGTTATTAATAACTTGAACTTTCTTCTACAAATTTATTGGATAAGCTTCCTAATCCTTCAATCTCCACGATTACCTCATCACCTGGCTGGATATAGACTTGCTTTTCTTCAGGATAACCTAACACCACGCCCTCTGGTGTCCCCGTTAAAATGAGATCTCCAGGCTCTAATGTCATGTGTTTTGAAATATAACTAATTATCTCATCGCATGAAAAAATCATGTCCGATGTATTCGAGTTTTGACGAATTTCACCATTAACAACTGTTCTAAGGTTTAAATTTTGCGGATCCTCAATTTCATCTGATGTTACCAAATAAGGGCCAATTGGGCTGAAATCATCACAAGTTTTGCCAAGTAACCATTGTTGCGTTCTCAATTGTAAATCCCGAGCTGATAAATCATTCGCTGTGCAGTAACCAAAAACATAGTCTAGTGCCTCTTCCTTAGATACATTTTTAGCTTTTTTCCCAATTACGACTCCAAGCTCAACCTCATAATCTAGTTTCTCTGTAACGTTTGGAACTCCTATATCATTTCGATGGCCAGTCAGCGTGTTGTTAAACTTATTAAATAAAATAGGCACTTCTGGATAGGCGGCATTCGTTTCATCCGCATGTTTACGATAGTTTAATCCCACACAAATGATTTTACTTGGTTGCGTTACACATGGCCCCCAAATCAGATCATTTTCTGCTAATAAATACGTTTGATCCCCATCTACCTTTAACTCATTGATGTAACTGTTTAATAAAGTGACTGCCTGATATCCCCCCGCAATAACTTCCATGATATTTGAAGGAACAGTATCTAAAGGGTGAGAAAGAAGTGCTTCTCTGATGTCAATAATTCCCTCATTAACTTTCACACCTAATCGATCCTGCTCATTTTTTTTAAAGGTTACAAGTTTCATTGTGTTTTACTCCTCTATTCCTTTTAATTTTAATCACTTTTGGTATCACCTTAAACGGACTTCCCGTTTACGACACCTCCGTCAATCATAAAAGGGGCACCCATCATAAATTTAGATTCATCCGATGCAAGGTAAAGCGCAGCATAGGCAACATCAATGGGCTTTCCCAGCTCCCCAGATAACTGGCGTCTTTTTATGCCTTCAATTGTCTGTTCAGGATGAGGATCCTTTGATAAGTAATCCTCCACAAATGGTGTAAAGATGGTTCCTGGCATAAGGGCATTAATTCTAATATTATAAGGAGCATAATCCACCTGCATGGATTTAGTCATCGCAAGGATTGCCCCTTTACTTGCTGCATAAGAAGCTCTGTCTGAAAGTCCCATTTCCGCAATACAAGAAGACATATTAATAATGGACCCGCTCTTTTGTGCCATCATATATGGCAGGACATATTTTGTAACAAGAAACACGCCATTCACATTGACATCCATAACTCTCTTCCAGGCTTCGTATTCCAAGGCATGTGCTTGGCCAACTCCGCTGATACCCGCATTATTAAACAAAACATCCACCGAACCATATGTCGTGACCATCTTTTCAACCATTGTTTGTACACTTTCAGGTTGAGTCACATCAACTTGAATAAATATCGCTTCACCATATTTTTCTTCGATTTCGTTTACCGTCTGTCTTCCAGACGCTTCATTAATATCTGTTACAACCACCTTTGCTCCTTCTTTTGCAAATAGGAGGGCGGTTTCTTTTCCAATCCCTGATCCTGCACCTGTAATAAGAGTGATTTTATTCTTTAATCGCATCGTCTATTATCCCCCCATTTATTTCTAAAAGTTCGTTTAAAACGGTTTCACTTTCATTTTATTAACTTCTTCACGCCAATTGCACTGTGGTTCCCAACCAAGTAATTGCTTAGCTTTTTTATTAGAAAGTAATGATTGATAGTCATCAATTGGTTCACGAATATCCGTCACAGTTGGATAACAAGTCGCCAATAGTTCAGAACTCTTAATAGCCATACACGTCTCATCAGCCGCTAGATTCACGGCTTGAAAACCTAAATAGCTTTTTTCAATAGATAACCTGCAAGCACTTGCAACATCTCGAACATCAATGTAACTCCACAATAAATTCTCTCGTCGCGATGGATCATAGATAAAGTTAGGGAACTGCTGATAGATTTCAGGCGTGATAACATTTGTAATCCTCAACGCAATTATCTGCCTATCAGTTCGTCGGCACATCATCTCTGCTGTTTCTTCATTGACTATCTTAGAAAGCCCATAACTATCTTCAGGAAGTTGCGGGTGTGCTTCATCTATTGGTACATAAGTTGGTGAAAGTTTATGTTTTGAAAAACAGATCCCATACAAACATTCACTCGAAGCCATAACAACTTTTTTAATTCCAAGAAGATAAGCGGCTTCAAGGACATTATAAGTTGTCATCACATTGTTTTGAAAAACGACTTCATTTGGATGGGAATAAGCAACGGGTATCGACCCCATATGAATAATGGCATCCGCTTCAAATAATGCCCCCACTACCTGCCCTAAATCGGTTAAATTTGTGATAATCGTTTGACATAAGGACTTTTCAGGTTCCTTTTGATCTAAATTGATCACA
This region includes:
- a CDS encoding fumarylacetoacetate hydrolase family protein → MKLVTFKKNEQDRLGVKVNEGIIDIREALLSHPLDTVPSNIMEVIAGGYQAVTLLNSYINELKVDGDQTYLLAENDLIWGPCVTQPSKIICVGLNYRKHADETNAAYPEVPILFNKFNNTLTGHRNDIGVPNVTEKLDYEVELGVVIGKKAKNVSKEEALDYVFGYCTANDLSARDLQLRTQQWLLGKTCDDFSPIGPYLVTSDEIEDPQNLNLRTVVNGEIRQNSNTSDMIFSCDEIISYISKHMTLEPGDLILTGTPEGVVLGYPEEKQVYIQPGDEVIVEIEGLGSLSNKFVEESSSY
- a CDS encoding NAD(P)-dependent oxidoreductase; the protein is MKIAVTGGSGRIGHWIIQDLIDHGYDVINLDQKEPEKSLCQTIITNLTDLGQVVGALFEADAIIHMGSIPVAYSHPNEVVFQNNVMTTYNVLEAAYLLGIKKVVMASSECLYGICFSKHKLSPTYVPIDEAHPQLPEDSYGLSKIVNEETAEMMCRRTDRQIIALRITNVITPEIYQQFPNFIYDPSRRENLLWSYIDVRDVASACRLSIEKSYLGFQAVNLAADETCMAIKSSELLATCYPTVTDIREPIDDYQSLLSNKKAKQLLGWEPQCNWREEVNKMKVKPF
- a CDS encoding glucose 1-dehydrogenase; amino-acid sequence: MRLKNKITLITGAGSGIGKETALLFAKEGAKVVVTDINEASGRQTVNEIEEKYGEAIFIQVDVTQPESVQTMVEKMVTTYGSVDVLFNNAGISGVGQAHALEYEAWKRVMDVNVNGVFLVTKYVLPYMMAQKSGSIINMSSCIAEMGLSDRASYAASKGAILAMTKSMQVDYAPYNIRINALMPGTIFTPFVEDYLSKDPHPEQTIEGIKRRQLSGELGKPIDVAYAALYLASDESKFMMGAPFMIDGGVVNGKSV